The Deltaproteobacteria bacterium genome has a segment encoding these proteins:
- the murJ gene encoding murein biosynthesis integral membrane protein MurJ, producing the protein MSRKFSTVPKPSNSENRKLGYAAGVVSFFTFLSRILGLVRDMVIAGLFGSGLAADAFFVAFRIPNLLRRLFAEGSLTIAFIPIFTEYLTLKTRKDAFDLARVVLTLLSILLALVTVLGILFSPWIVRVQAFGFGGSGIKYDLTVLLTRIMFPYIFFISLVAFFMGVLNSLRRFAAPAAAPILLNVGIIAAAYLISPHCAAPIVGIAIGVLIGGALQVGLQIPSVIREGLILLPKWNPAHPALKRIGFLMLPAIFGSAVYQVNQFMGTLLATFLEEGSVSWLYYADRLVQFPLGIFAIAISTAALPSLSTEAAKNDLVQFQSTLNHALCLVFFITFPSMAGLMVLGEPLVQLLFERGAFDSHASIMTARALLYYTVGLWAFSGVRVMVSAFYALQDTKTPVKVATVALALNLALSLLLMGPLKHGGLALALSLASSVQFCLLIFLLKRRGSIINIKPVIISSAKSALAAALMGVGVYGCFSRWLTIDPETGVSSMGIHLAALIVIGIIIYFGAARVLGCNEIRSIRYMLWRKRTKRRSAG; encoded by the coding sequence ATGTCAAGAAAATTTTCAACGGTCCCAAAACCATCAAATTCCGAAAACAGGAAACTGGGTTACGCCGCCGGGGTCGTCAGCTTTTTTACCTTTCTGAGCCGTATACTCGGTCTGGTCCGGGATATGGTCATCGCAGGTCTTTTTGGCTCCGGGCTGGCCGCGGACGCATTTTTCGTTGCATTCCGCATCCCCAATCTTCTAAGGCGTCTGTTTGCAGAGGGATCTCTCACCATTGCCTTCATCCCGATCTTTACGGAGTATCTCACTCTCAAGACAAGAAAGGATGCCTTTGACCTGGCAAGGGTGGTACTGACCCTTCTATCCATCCTCCTGGCCTTGGTGACCGTTCTCGGCATCTTGTTTTCCCCGTGGATCGTGCGTGTTCAGGCATTTGGTTTCGGGGGTTCCGGTATTAAATATGATCTGACCGTTCTTCTTACCCGGATCATGTTTCCCTATATCTTTTTTATCAGCCTGGTGGCCTTTTTTATGGGGGTCCTCAATTCTCTCAGGCGGTTTGCAGCGCCGGCCGCCGCCCCTATTTTATTGAATGTGGGCATCATCGCCGCGGCATATCTGATCTCCCCCCATTGTGCCGCTCCCATTGTGGGCATTGCCATCGGGGTGCTGATCGGCGGAGCCCTCCAGGTAGGCCTGCAGATCCCATCGGTCATCAGAGAAGGCCTCATCTTACTTCCCAAATGGAACCCCGCCCATCCTGCGCTCAAAAGGATCGGCTTTCTCATGCTCCCGGCGATTTTCGGTTCTGCCGTCTACCAGGTGAATCAGTTCATGGGAACATTGCTGGCCACATTTCTTGAGGAAGGAAGCGTTTCATGGCTCTATTATGCGGATCGACTGGTTCAATTTCCCCTAGGGATTTTTGCCATCGCCATCAGTACGGCCGCACTTCCCTCCCTTTCCACGGAAGCAGCCAAAAATGATCTTGTCCAGTTTCAAAGCACCCTTAATCACGCCCTTTGCCTGGTTTTTTTTATTACCTTCCCCTCGATGGCGGGACTGATGGTCTTAGGCGAACCGCTGGTTCAGCTTCTATTCGAAAGAGGCGCTTTTGATTCACACGCATCCATAATGACAGCTCGCGCACTCTTGTATTATACCGTGGGTCTCTGGGCATTTTCCGGGGTCAGGGTGATGGTGTCCGCATTTTATGCCCTTCAGGACACAAAGACGCCGGTAAAGGTGGCGACCGTCGCCCTGGCGCTCAACTTGGCATTAAGTCTGTTGCTGATGGGACCTCTAAAGCACGGGGGCCTGGCCCTGGCCCTTTCCCTTGCGTCATCTGTTCAGTTTTGCCTTTTGATTTTTCTATTAAAGAGAAGAGGTTCAATTATAAACATCAAGCCGGTTATTATATCTTCAGCCAAATCCGCCCTGGCCGCCGCCCTGATGGGCGTTGGAGTGTATGGGTGTTTTTCCAGGTGGCTGACCATTGATCCCGAAACAGGGGTATCCAGTATGGGTATCCACCTGGCCGCCCTTATCGTGATCGGTATCATCATCTACTTCGGGGCCGCCCGCGTCTTGGGCTGCAACGAGATCCGCTCAATCCGGTACATGCTTTGGCGAAAGCGCACAAAGCGTCGAAGCGCCGGATAA
- a CDS encoding ParB N-terminal domain-containing protein gives MVIPEKMETVSRQIALKDIDDSPGPYCMSFGVDLEPLARSIREIGLVNPPILKREREGLTVVTGYRRIMALKELKAETAASRIISGRDNLRPLECLLLNLHDNLATRHLNDVEKGMVLSRLEAWVPTKELVERYMPLLGLRSREEDLHFLIEMEREFDTPVKTFISEGRLSWQAVKMLSRIDAASRSAILKWISKLRLNINQQSQFIDYLVDLSFIENKSIPHILGEKGLNGPSPDTPVNRPQQAKAVLNTLKARRNPLIVRAEKQFKKTISDLNLPDGIQISAPPFFEGENYRMEVIFRGGEDLKIKLEGLNRIQGLGTLGHPWREDPE, from the coding sequence ATGGTTATCCCAGAAAAGATGGAGACGGTGTCCCGGCAGATCGCCCTGAAGGACATTGATGATTCGCCGGGTCCCTATTGCATGAGTTTCGGGGTCGATCTGGAACCCCTGGCCCGGTCTATCCGGGAGATCGGCCTCGTTAACCCGCCCATACTCAAAAGAGAGCGGGAAGGGTTGACCGTTGTTACCGGCTACCGAAGGATTATGGCACTGAAGGAACTGAAGGCTGAGACGGCCGCAAGCAGAATTATTTCCGGGCGTGACAACCTCCGGCCCCTCGAATGCCTTCTCTTGAATCTCCATGACAATCTGGCCACAAGACACCTGAATGATGTGGAAAAAGGGATGGTCCTCAGTCGGCTTGAGGCATGGGTGCCCACGAAAGAACTTGTAGAACGCTACATGCCTTTGCTGGGACTTCGATCCCGGGAGGAAGATCTTCACTTTCTCATTGAAATGGAAAGGGAATTCGACACACCGGTCAAGACGTTTATTTCAGAGGGGAGGCTCTCATGGCAGGCCGTGAAGATGCTCTCAAGAATCGATGCCGCATCCAGGTCAGCCATCTTGAAATGGATTTCAAAGCTAAGGCTGAACATTAATCAACAATCACAATTCATTGATTACCTTGTCGATTTATCATTTATTGAAAACAAAAGTATTCCCCACATATTGGGGGAGAAAGGGCTTAATGGGCCAAGTCCGGACACGCCGGTGAACCGGCCGCAGCAGGCAAAGGCCGTGCTCAACACGCTGAAGGCCCGGCGTAATCCGTTGATCGTCCGGGCTGAAAAACAATTCAAAAAAACCATCTCTGATCTGAATCTGCCGGACGGGATACAGATAAGCGCGCCCCCTTTTTTTGAGGGAGAGAATTACAGAATGGAGGTAATTTTCAGGGGAGGGGAGGACCTGAAAATCAAGCTCGAAGGCCTTAACCGTATACAGGGCCTGGGCACGTTGGGCCATCCATGGAGGGAAGATCCCGAATGA
- the rpsT gene encoding 30S ribosomal protein S20, producing MANHPSALKRARQNEVKRVRNKGYKTRVKKAVKEVRTAIAANSAEQAQQSFKEAVSVLQKTASKGVIHKNQAFRKISRLARGIRRLAASEG from the coding sequence TTGGCAAACCATCCATCAGCGCTCAAAAGGGCACGACAGAACGAGGTCAAGAGAGTCAGAAACAAGGGTTACAAGACAAGGGTTAAAAAGGCGGTTAAGGAGGTTAGAACCGCCATCGCTGCCAATTCGGCAGAGCAGGCCCAACAGAGCTTCAAGGAGGCTGTTTCCGTCCTCCAGAAGACCGCTTCCAAAGGTGTTATTCACAAAAACCAGGCATTCCGAAAGATCTCCCGTCTCGCGCGCGGGATCCGACGGCTTGCCGCTTCCGAAGGATAA
- a CDS encoding DNA photolyase encodes MSAFTIKRIFQDEGASAYSLTRHILAQFPGIPVNTMTGGADERITTIDMGKETLYLQCYKGDFLKPCPGTREYICCGYQILNLAANCPLDCSYCILQSYFAHQPFLRVFVNLEERLADMMDFIESQPGQIFRIGTGEFTDSLALDPITCWSDMLLPRFSGLKNAVLELKTKTTRISRVLASRHRDRIILSWSLNGPGISSREEKGAASIRKRIEAAKQCQSEGFILGFHFDPLVPHPGWKDDYARTIEMLDREIDPRGIIWISMGSFRFMPPLKPIIRKRHPESAVLDGEFILGLDGKIRYFKPIRIELYDFMRQLLETWHRDLGLYLCMESDEVWRSSMGWSPGDSSGLREFLDRRVVKFFSTPPPK; translated from the coding sequence ATGAGCGCATTTACCATCAAAAGGATCTTTCAGGATGAGGGTGCATCGGCATATTCTCTGACCCGGCACATCCTGGCGCAATTTCCAGGTATTCCTGTCAATACAATGACCGGGGGGGCTGATGAGCGCATCACAACTATCGACATGGGGAAGGAAACGCTTTATCTGCAGTGTTATAAAGGCGATTTCCTGAAACCCTGCCCAGGAACCCGGGAGTATATCTGCTGTGGATATCAGATCCTCAATCTCGCGGCCAATTGTCCCCTTGACTGCAGTTATTGTATCCTTCAATCCTATTTTGCCCATCAACCTTTTTTGCGGGTCTTTGTAAACCTGGAAGAAAGACTGGCGGATATGATGGATTTTATCGAGAGCCAGCCCGGTCAGATATTCAGGATAGGCACGGGCGAGTTCACGGACAGCCTTGCCCTGGACCCGATAACATGTTGGAGCGACATGCTGCTGCCCAGGTTCTCTGGATTAAAGAATGCGGTTCTGGAACTCAAGACCAAGACGACCCGGATCAGCAGGGTGCTTGCCTCCAGGCACAGAGACCGGATTATCCTTTCGTGGTCGCTCAACGGCCCCGGGATCTCATCAAGGGAGGAAAAGGGGGCGGCAAGCATCCGGAAGCGAATTGAGGCTGCCAAACAGTGCCAATCAGAAGGGTTTATCCTGGGATTTCACTTTGACCCCCTTGTCCCGCACCCTGGCTGGAAGGACGATTATGCCAGAACTATCGAGATGTTGGATAGGGAGATCGACCCGCGGGGGATTATCTGGATCAGCATGGGTTCTTTCAGATTCATGCCTCCCCTGAAACCGATCATCCGCAAGCGCCACCCGGAATCGGCCGTCCTCGATGGCGAGTTTATTCTCGGTCTGGATGGAAAAATCCGCTATTTCAAACCCATTCGAATAGAATTGTATGATTTTATGAGGCAACTTCTGGAAACATGGCATCGGGATCTGGGGCTATATCTCTGTATGGAATCGGATGAGGTATGGCGGTCCAGTATGGGGTGGAGTCCCGGAGACTCGTCCGGCCTTCGAGAATTCTTGGATCGACGGGTGGTGAAATTCTTCAGCACCCCACCCCCGAAGTAG
- the ribE gene encoding 6,7-dimethyl-8-ribityllumazine synthase, with protein sequence MPKVVEGRLSAEGFRFAIIVSRFNDFICSRLMEGAIDALTRHGCDEKDILIIKVPGAFEMPLAARKMVRTGESDAVICVGAVIRGATPHFDYVAAEVSKGIASVALESEIPVTFGVLTTDNLEQAIERAGSKSGNKGFEAAMAAIEMVNLFKELQS encoded by the coding sequence ATGCCCAAAGTAGTAGAAGGTCGATTGTCGGCGGAGGGCTTTCGTTTTGCCATCATTGTGAGCCGCTTTAATGATTTTATCTGCTCCAGATTGATGGAAGGGGCCATAGATGCCTTGACGAGACACGGTTGCGACGAAAAAGACATATTGATCATAAAGGTCCCCGGGGCATTTGAGATGCCTCTCGCGGCGAGGAAGATGGTCCGGACCGGAGAGTCTGACGCGGTCATATGCGTGGGCGCGGTGATCAGGGGGGCGACACCCCATTTCGATTATGTGGCGGCCGAGGTATCCAAAGGTATCGCCAGCGTGGCACTGGAGAGTGAAATCCCAGTGACCTTCGGCGTCCTTACCACAGACAACCTCGAACAGGCCATTGAGAGGGCCGGGTCCAAATCCGGAAATAAAGGATTCGAGGCCGCCATGGCCGCCATCGAAATGGTTAACCTCTTCAAGGAATTGCAGAGTTGA
- the holA gene encoding DNA polymerase III subunit delta, whose amino-acid sequence MAADLSPDQILDLLKRRQLGKVYLFYGPGEFQIEKILGDVSKALIPEPARDFNFQTFYGSDTTIPADITDAACSLPFLSPKRLIIVRRTENIPGSALESLTPYIENPVKTTCLIFISSRTDFRKDFYKKIRAAGGAVHFKELYDRQVIPWIKRFAGELGLNITEEGCVYLQAIVGNRLRDLYTEMEKLYLRHGNTPVGASEIRKLAINTRIYTIFELMDEVSLRRRAKSLAILNRYLEEEGRDAVFGIIGMLNRQIRLIIQAKSVMDKGGRPADVAKRLQIQPFLANKVLQQAHNWRIDDLERALDLLCQADRHLKSGSQPRLMLEHLLLSF is encoded by the coding sequence ATGGCAGCAGATCTCTCCCCCGACCAGATACTGGACCTGTTGAAACGCCGCCAGTTGGGCAAGGTGTATCTCTTCTACGGCCCCGGAGAATTTCAGATTGAAAAGATATTGGGCGACGTTAGTAAAGCCCTTATTCCCGAACCAGCCCGGGATTTCAACTTTCAGACCTTTTATGGCAGCGATACCACAATCCCCGCAGATATCACTGATGCGGCCTGCTCGCTCCCGTTTTTGTCTCCAAAACGTCTCATCATTGTCAGGCGGACTGAAAACATCCCGGGATCGGCGCTTGAATCCTTAACCCCTTACATAGAAAACCCCGTAAAAACCACTTGCCTGATATTTATATCTTCAAGAACCGATTTCAGGAAAGACTTCTATAAGAAGATCAGAGCGGCCGGCGGTGCCGTGCATTTCAAGGAGCTGTATGACAGGCAGGTGATCCCCTGGATAAAACGGTTTGCCGGCGAACTGGGGTTGAATATCACAGAAGAGGGATGTGTTTACCTGCAGGCCATTGTCGGAAACCGGTTACGGGATCTGTATACTGAGATGGAGAAGCTCTATCTCCGCCATGGGAACACGCCGGTGGGCGCGTCCGAAATCAGGAAACTCGCCATCAACACCCGTATCTATACGATCTTTGAATTAATGGATGAGGTATCGCTCAGAAGACGCGCAAAATCCCTTGCAATTCTGAACAGGTACTTGGAAGAGGAGGGTCGGGATGCCGTATTCGGAATCATCGGGATGCTGAACCGGCAGATTCGTCTGATTATCCAGGCAAAATCCGTCATGGACAAGGGCGGAAGGCCCGCTGATGTGGCCAAACGGCTTCAGATCCAACCCTTTCTGGCGAACAAGGTACTTCAGCAGGCCCACAACTGGCGCATCGATGATCTTGAACGTGCCTTAGACCTGCTCTGCCAGGCCGACAGGCATCTGAAGTCGGGCTCTCAGCCTCGCCTGATGCTCGAACACCTGCTCCTGTCCTTCTAG
- the leuS gene encoding leucine--tRNA ligase codes for MKYNPQEIELKWQSNWEKNKTFKSIDDISKPKYYLLEMFPYPSGKIHIGHVRNYTIGDVVARYQRMCGKNVLHPMGWDAFGMPAENAAIENKTHPAQWTYDNIAAMKVQLKRMGFSYDWDRELATCDPEYYRWEQLVFLRMYQEGLAYKKKTFVNWCNKCQTVLANEQVEDGCCWRHPDVEVSIKEMDSWFLKITHYADEILEYCEKLPGWPDRVLTMQRNWIGKSYGAIIRFPLAGSEEVIEVFTTRQDTVFGATFMCLAPEHPLVQEIIKGRPEEGEVLKFVEHTLKMDTFMRTADFTVKEGAFTGRYCMNSVTGEEIPIFVANFVLFDYGTGAIMAVPAHDQRDFEFAGKYGLKLRVVIQPVDGSLDENAMTEAYVGEGTLVNSGPFNGQRNLDALDSIADYLESRGAGHKTVNFRLRDWGISRQRYWGAPIPIIYCEKCGTVPVPEADLPVVLPLALDMRPNGGSPLPLEPSFFETTCPNCNGKARRETDTMDTFVESSWYFDRYTCPRYDKGPLDPEKVDYWMPVDQYIGGIEHAILHLLYSRFYTRVLRDFGYLKVSEPFTNLLTQGMVCKETEECPEHGYLYPSEVKDGRCGYCRAEVIRGNTVKMSKSKKNVVDPQELIDQYGADTVRAFCLFASPPDKDLEWSDQGVEGSYRFLNRIWRLVTLHLGNVSEVSAYAGGEILEGQLRALHRKTHETIKKVTGDIENRFHFNTAISAVMELVNDMNQLLNSNEQKDAVAWSVVREAIEATVVLLSPVAPHITEELWGMLGHDTPLIEVPWPVCNEAALVAETRQVVLQVNGKVRNRIEVPASYDERAIEKAALTDERVRQFVSGKEIKKVIVVQKKLVNVVA; via the coding sequence ATGAAATATAACCCGCAAGAGATAGAGCTTAAATGGCAGTCAAATTGGGAAAAAAATAAAACATTCAAATCTATAGATGATATCTCTAAACCAAAATATTACCTTTTGGAGATGTTTCCCTATCCCTCCGGGAAAATTCATATCGGGCATGTGCGCAATTATACCATCGGTGACGTGGTGGCCAGATATCAACGGATGTGCGGAAAAAATGTCCTCCATCCGATGGGATGGGATGCCTTTGGCATGCCTGCGGAAAACGCGGCCATAGAAAATAAGACCCATCCTGCCCAATGGACTTACGACAATATCGCTGCCATGAAAGTCCAGCTTAAGCGGATGGGCTTCAGCTATGACTGGGACCGGGAACTGGCCACCTGCGATCCTGAATATTATCGATGGGAGCAGTTGGTGTTTCTGAGAATGTACCAGGAGGGTTTGGCCTATAAGAAGAAGACCTTTGTCAACTGGTGCAACAAATGTCAGACGGTGCTGGCCAACGAGCAGGTTGAAGATGGATGTTGCTGGCGTCATCCGGACGTGGAAGTCAGCATAAAAGAGATGGACAGCTGGTTTCTCAAGATAACGCACTATGCCGATGAAATCCTGGAGTATTGCGAAAAGCTCCCAGGATGGCCCGACCGGGTGCTCACCATGCAGCGGAACTGGATCGGAAAGAGTTATGGCGCCATCATCCGGTTTCCCCTGGCAGGTTCGGAGGAAGTCATCGAGGTCTTCACCACCCGACAGGATACGGTGTTCGGAGCGACGTTTATGTGTCTGGCCCCGGAACATCCGTTGGTCCAGGAGATCATAAAAGGACGCCCCGAAGAAGGTGAGGTGCTTAAGTTTGTTGAACATACGCTCAAGATGGACACCTTTATGCGCACAGCGGACTTTACGGTGAAAGAGGGGGCCTTTACCGGTAGGTATTGTATGAATTCGGTGACCGGTGAGGAGATTCCGATCTTTGTGGCCAATTTCGTTCTCTTTGATTACGGAACCGGCGCGATTATGGCGGTCCCTGCCCATGATCAGAGGGACTTTGAATTCGCCGGAAAATACGGTTTGAAGCTCAGGGTGGTGATTCAACCGGTCGATGGAAGTCTCGATGAAAATGCCATGACAGAGGCCTACGTAGGGGAGGGGACCCTGGTCAACTCGGGTCCATTCAACGGTCAACGAAACCTGGATGCCCTGGACAGCATCGCCGATTATCTGGAATCCAGGGGTGCGGGACACAAGACCGTGAATTTCAGGCTGAGAGACTGGGGGATCTCCAGACAACGATACTGGGGGGCCCCCATCCCAATCATTTATTGCGAGAAATGCGGCACGGTTCCGGTTCCTGAAGCGGATCTCCCGGTGGTGCTCCCTCTGGCGCTGGATATGAGACCGAATGGTGGATCCCCCCTCCCTCTTGAACCCTCCTTTTTCGAGACGACCTGCCCAAACTGCAACGGAAAGGCGCGACGTGAAACAGATACCATGGATACCTTTGTGGAGTCTTCCTGGTATTTCGACCGATACACCTGCCCGCGCTATGATAAAGGCCCCCTGGATCCAGAAAAGGTGGATTACTGGATGCCCGTGGATCAATATATCGGGGGGATCGAGCACGCCATACTCCACCTTCTCTACTCCCGTTTCTATACCAGGGTCCTGAGGGACTTTGGGTATCTGAAGGTCAGCGAACCCTTTACCAACCTGTTGACGCAGGGGATGGTCTGCAAAGAGACCGAGGAGTGTCCGGAGCATGGCTACCTTTATCCCTCAGAGGTCAAGGATGGCAGGTGCGGTTATTGCCGGGCAGAGGTGATACGGGGCAACACGGTAAAAATGTCCAAGTCCAAGAAGAATGTGGTCGATCCACAGGAGCTGATTGACCAGTATGGGGCCGATACGGTCCGGGCATTCTGCCTCTTTGCTTCGCCCCCGGACAAGGACCTGGAGTGGAGCGACCAGGGCGTCGAGGGGTCCTACCGGTTCCTGAATCGAATCTGGCGGTTGGTGACGCTTCATCTTGGAAACGTGTCGGAAGTTTCTGCATATGCGGGAGGGGAAATCCTGGAGGGACAACTCAGGGCCTTACACCGAAAAACCCACGAGACCATAAAGAAGGTGACGGGCGACATAGAAAACCGGTTCCATTTTAATACGGCCATCTCCGCAGTCATGGAGCTGGTGAATGATATGAATCAGTTGCTGAACAGTAACGAACAAAAGGATGCCGTCGCCTGGTCGGTGGTCAGGGAGGCCATAGAGGCGACCGTGGTGCTGCTGTCCCCGGTGGCGCCCCACATCACCGAAGAACTGTGGGGGATGTTGGGCCATGACACCCCCCTGATCGAGGTCCCCTGGCCGGTCTGCAATGAGGCAGCATTGGTGGCTGAAACCAGACAGGTCGTGCTCCAGGTGAACGGAAAGGTACGCAACCGAATTGAGGTGCCTGCCTCCTATGATGAGAGGGCCATTGAGAAGGCGGCCCTGACAGACGAAAGGGTCCGGCAGTTTGTCAGCGGAAAAGAGATCAAGAAGGTGATCGTCGTCCAGAAAAAACTGGTAAATGTGGTGGCATAG
- the nusB gene encoding transcription antitermination factor NusB — protein MGKRRRARELAVQVLFHLEFSHDDPSEVFDLICENFEASESIREFSKMLVLGVCGKKESLDKTISQASKNWRIDRMARLDRSILRLAAFEILFVPEIPARVSLDEAVEIGKKFGSEDSGRYINGVLDNIYNTLINEECNDTETTEGVTEDEI, from the coding sequence ATGGGGAAAAGAAGACGGGCTCGTGAATTGGCTGTCCAGGTTCTGTTTCACCTGGAGTTCAGCCATGATGATCCGTCCGAGGTCTTTGACCTGATTTGTGAGAACTTCGAGGCCTCGGAATCTATCAGAGAGTTCTCAAAGATGCTTGTCTTGGGGGTATGCGGGAAAAAGGAGAGCCTGGACAAAACCATCAGTCAGGCATCCAAGAACTGGCGTATTGACCGTATGGCGCGGCTGGATCGATCCATACTGAGGCTGGCAGCCTTTGAAATCCTGTTTGTCCCTGAAATCCCCGCAAGGGTCTCGCTTGATGAGGCCGTGGAGATCGGAAAAAAGTTCGGAAGCGAAGATTCGGGGAGATATATCAACGGCGTATTGGATAATATCTACAATACCCTAATAAATGAAGAATGCAACGACACTGAGACTACAGAAGGCGTGACAGAAGATGAAATATAA
- a CDS encoding NifU family protein, whose product MTLREQVESALDKVRPSLQADGGDVQLVDVEQDGTVKVRLTGACKGCPMSQMTLKMGIEKILKQNVPEVTGVESV is encoded by the coding sequence ATGACATTAAGGGAACAGGTGGAGAGCGCACTTGACAAGGTTCGCCCCTCGCTGCAGGCAGATGGGGGCGACGTGCAATTGGTCGATGTGGAACAGGATGGCACGGTCAAAGTGAGATTGACGGGTGCCTGCAAGGGATGTCCCATGTCGCAGATGACCCTCAAAATGGGAATTGAGAAGATCTTGAAACAGAATGTTCCCGAGGTGACAGGGGTGGAGTCTGTATAA